One window from the genome of Magnetovibrio sp. encodes:
- a CDS encoding SulP family inorganic anion transporter, with the protein MFFPFLAWFPMVTKETLRADIIAGITGAVIVLPQGVAFAMIAGLPPQYGLYTAMVTPIVAALFGSSKHLISGPTTAISIVVFSTISGYATPGTPEFISLALTLTFLAGVYQFAFGLARLGMVVNFVSHTVVVGFTAGAAILIATSQMKNVLGVNAVRGDSFLHTWVNIWDTLGSFNGYVFLVAMTTLVLALAIKRWKPRIPNLLLALIAGSVLSYVLGGESHGVTVVGEIPAQLPPLSSPTFSFATVKMLAPQAFAVALLGLIEAVSISRSIAAKSHQRIDSSQEFVGQGLSNIVGSFLSSYAGSGSFTRSGVNYTAGAQTPLSAIFAAVFLMGIVLLVAPLSAYLPLAAMGGVIMVVALNLIDIKQIKHVLVSSKTESAILLTTFFSTLFLELEFAIYLGVLVSLVIFLARTSFPEIVTLAPDVDPRFGRHILTDVTAKPLAECPRLKIVRVDMSIYFGSLNHIEKKLYDISEKQGVQHILIMGAGINLVDLSGSEMLLHLSQHLEKKGGGLYFCGLKPGVYQSMAKAHLIRDIKNWHFFDEKKDAIRTLRRLFRKQGACENCSLQVFQECKAEAAE; encoded by the coding sequence ATGTTTTTCCCGTTTCTCGCTTGGTTCCCCATGGTCACCAAGGAAACTTTGCGCGCCGATATCATCGCGGGCATCACCGGTGCGGTGATTGTTCTGCCCCAAGGTGTGGCGTTCGCGATGATCGCCGGACTGCCGCCGCAGTACGGTTTGTACACGGCCATGGTGACACCGATTGTCGCGGCGCTGTTCGGTTCATCCAAGCATTTGATTTCCGGTCCGACCACGGCCATTTCCATCGTGGTGTTTTCCACCATCAGCGGCTATGCAACGCCGGGCACGCCGGAGTTCATCTCTCTCGCGCTCACGCTGACATTTTTGGCGGGTGTTTATCAATTCGCCTTCGGCCTCGCGCGTTTGGGTATGGTGGTGAACTTCGTATCTCATACGGTGGTCGTGGGTTTCACTGCGGGCGCAGCCATCCTCATCGCGACTTCGCAGATGAAAAACGTCCTTGGCGTGAATGCGGTCCGGGGCGATAGCTTCCTGCACACGTGGGTCAATATCTGGGACACATTGGGATCGTTTAACGGCTATGTGTTCTTGGTGGCCATGACGACCTTGGTCCTGGCGCTCGCCATCAAACGTTGGAAGCCCCGTATTCCCAATCTATTGCTTGCCCTGATCGCTGGCAGCGTCCTGTCCTACGTCTTGGGCGGTGAAAGCCATGGCGTGACGGTGGTTGGTGAGATTCCCGCGCAACTTCCTCCCCTGTCCAGCCCCACGTTCTCGTTTGCGACCGTCAAGATGCTGGCGCCCCAAGCCTTCGCCGTCGCCTTGTTGGGCTTGATCGAGGCCGTATCCATCAGCCGCTCCATCGCCGCGAAATCCCACCAACGCATCGACAGCAGCCAGGAATTCGTCGGCCAGGGCCTGTCCAACATCGTCGGCAGCTTCCTGTCCAGCTATGCCGGTTCCGGCTCGTTCACCCGCTCTGGCGTGAACTACACCGCTGGCGCGCAGACGCCGTTGTCGGCCATCTTTGCCGCCGTGTTTCTGATGGGCATCGTGTTGCTGGTGGCGCCTTTGTCGGCTTATCTGCCGCTGGCGGCCATGGGAGGCGTCATCATGGTCGTCGCGTTGAACCTCATCGACATCAAGCAGATCAAGCATGTTCTGGTTTCATCGAAAACAGAATCCGCGATCTTGCTGACGACCTTTTTCTCGACGTTGTTCTTGGAACTGGAATTCGCGATTTATCTGGGCGTGCTGGTGTCCTTGGTGATCTTCCTGGCGCGCACCTCATTCCCCGAAATCGTGACCCTGGCCCCGGATGTCGATCCTCGCTTTGGCCGCCACATCCTCACCGATGTCACCGCCAAGCCCTTGGCGGAGTGCCCGCGCCTGAAGATCGTGCGTGTGGATATGTCGATCTATTTCGGCTCCCTCAACCACATCGAAAAGAAACTCTACGACATTTCGGAAAAACAGGGCGTTCAGCACATTCTGATTATGGGCGCCGGCATAAACCTGGTGGACCTCAGTGGTTCGGAAATGCTGTTGCATCTGTCTCAGCACTTGGAAAAAAAGGGTGGTGGATTGTATTTCTGCGGTCTCAAGCCCGGCGTCTATCAGTCGATGGCCAAGGCGCACCTGATCCGCGACATCAAAAATTGGCACTTCTTCGATGAAAAGAAAGACGCCATCCGAACCCTGCGTCGCCTATTCCGCAAACAAGGCGCATGCGAAAATTGCTCTTTGCAGGTATTCCAGGAATGCAAAGCGGAAGCGGCTGAGTAA
- a CDS encoding N-acetyltransferase, giving the protein MYALQQPQALHPFHVTVTTERPHHAEAIEALVDLDFGPDRLRKTAYRLRDGVAPISDLGMVAVDGSRLLGTIRYWQVHVAGAPKTLLLGPIAIHPDHQGQGIGSTLMITSLDNAKALGWDAVILVGDEPYYRRFGFRRALAENLALPGPVDPARFLGLELTDGALQSASGMVKRAAH; this is encoded by the coding sequence ATGTACGCCCTGCAGCAGCCTCAAGCCCTGCACCCGTTTCACGTCACGGTGACGACGGAACGCCCTCACCATGCTGAAGCCATCGAAGCCTTGGTGGACCTGGACTTCGGACCCGACCGCTTGCGCAAGACCGCCTATCGGTTGCGCGACGGCGTGGCGCCGATCTCCGACCTCGGCATGGTCGCCGTGGACGGCTCTCGCCTGCTCGGCACCATCCGCTATTGGCAGGTGCATGTCGCGGGCGCGCCCAAGACCTTGCTGTTGGGACCGATCGCCATCCACCCCGACCATCAGGGTCAAGGCATCGGCAGCACGTTGATGATCACCAGCCTCGACAACGCCAAGGCGTTGGGCTGGGATGCGGTGATCTTGGTCGGCGACGAACCGTACTACCGCCGTTTTGGCTTCCGCCGCGCTTTGGCCGAAAATCTGGCCCTGCCCGGTCCGGTCGATCCGGCGCGGTTCTTGGGGCTTGAACTGACGGACGGCGCGCTGCAATCCGCCTCCGGCATGGTCAAACGCGCAGCCCACTAG
- a CDS encoding type III PLP-dependent enzyme: protein MFATDLGSNARFRRQISQKPQISLVPDLAEGIQLPDEQGGLSPRIAKFIATHELPSPCLVIDVDIVEHNYMQMTHALPLAHVYYAVKANPAAEVVARLAELGSNFDTASPGEIDLCLNLGVAPSRISYGNTIKKQADIAYAYTQGIRMFAFDSEAELEKISISAPGSKVYCRILVESEGAEWPLSRKFGCEPDMALDLLLKAQDLGLDPIGVSFHVGSQQTNLNQWDPAIAQVAKLFERASAQGVDLRMIDMGGGFPSRYRADVQPVEDYADKIMSAMVRHFGAALPEMILEPGRSLVGDAGVIQAEVVLTSKKSASEDKRWVYLDIGKFSGLAETMDEAIKYRILTPHDGGETGPVVLAGPTCDSADILYEKTAYEMPLALEAGDKVLILSTGAYTTTYSAVNFNGFAPLEAVCI, encoded by the coding sequence ATGTTTGCAACCGATCTGGGCAGCAATGCCCGATTCCGACGTCAAATTTCTCAAAAACCGCAAATCTCGCTGGTTCCGGATCTTGCCGAAGGCATTCAACTGCCCGACGAACAAGGCGGACTTTCGCCGCGAATCGCGAAATTCATCGCCACGCATGAATTGCCGTCGCCGTGTCTGGTGATCGACGTCGATATCGTCGAACACAATTACATGCAGATGACCCATGCCTTGCCGTTGGCGCACGTCTATTACGCGGTCAAAGCCAATCCGGCCGCAGAAGTCGTCGCTCGCTTGGCCGAACTGGGTTCGAATTTCGACACCGCCAGCCCTGGCGAAATCGATCTGTGCCTGAACCTCGGCGTTGCGCCGTCGCGCATTTCTTATGGCAACACCATCAAGAAACAGGCCGACATCGCCTATGCTTACACCCAAGGCATCCGCATGTTCGCGTTCGACAGTGAAGCCGAATTGGAAAAGATCTCCATCAGCGCGCCGGGCTCGAAAGTCTATTGCCGCATTCTGGTGGAAAGCGAAGGCGCCGAATGGCCGCTGTCGCGCAAATTCGGTTGCGAACCGGACATGGCGTTGGACCTGTTGCTCAAAGCCCAAGATTTGGGCCTGGACCCGATCGGCGTGTCGTTCCACGTCGGTTCGCAGCAGACCAACCTCAACCAATGGGACCCGGCCATTGCGCAAGTCGCCAAGCTGTTCGAACGCGCATCAGCTCAGGGTGTGGACCTGCGCATGATCGACATGGGCGGCGGGTTCCCGTCGCGTTATCGCGCCGACGTGCAGCCGGTGGAAGATTACGCCGACAAAATCATGTCCGCGATGGTGCGCCACTTCGGCGCCGCCTTGCCGGAAATGATCCTCGAACCGGGGCGTTCTCTGGTTGGCGACGCGGGCGTCATCCAGGCCGAAGTCGTCCTGACGTCGAAGAAAAGCGCCAGCGAAGACAAACGTTGGGTGTATCTGGACATCGGTAAATTCTCAGGCCTCGCAGAAACCATGGACGAAGCGATCAAGTATCGCATTTTGACCCCGCACGACGGCGGCGAAACCGGCCCCGTGGTGCTGGCCGGCCCGACCTGCGATTCCGCCGACATCTTGTACGAAAAAACTGCGTACGAAATGCCGTTGGCCTTGGAAGCCGGCGACAAAGTGCTGATCCTGTCCACCGGTGCGTACACCACCACCTACTCCGCGGTGAACTTCAACGGCTTCGCGCCGCTTGAAGCCGTGTGCATCTAA
- a CDS encoding diguanylate cyclase: MGTAQSSSSEGRPVVVLPETILEGISGIERAISQQTDWFKKWHDRVVVNHDTSAFTVDGIGDIPLGKWYEGDESKAFRNNPGFIVLGERLGQLVEQVQGFLTASPDGEPHPVDDYTHFMNTLLDLNDLVQHLQNDAWRGLTKMDPLTGVRNRHDMMVELDIERERARRTNTLCSVAMVDLDHFKAINDTYGHVVGDMVLRHVSGMIGDQLRPYDMVYRYGGEEFLLCLPNTDLDTAVMVLERLRVKLDQTTMPYGPGGKELNITASFGVAEIDTVEHIVKTIERADMALYDVKKNGRDAVKAWKGD, encoded by the coding sequence ATGGGGACCGCTCAATCTTCCTCTTCGGAAGGGCGTCCTGTCGTTGTGCTGCCGGAAACGATTCTGGAGGGCATCAGCGGCATTGAACGCGCGATTTCACAGCAGACCGATTGGTTCAAGAAATGGCATGACCGGGTTGTGGTCAATCACGACACCAGTGCCTTTACGGTGGACGGTATCGGCGATATACCGCTGGGCAAATGGTACGAAGGCGATGAGTCCAAGGCGTTTCGCAACAATCCCGGCTTTATCGTTTTGGGCGAACGTTTGGGCCAACTGGTTGAGCAGGTCCAAGGTTTTTTGACCGCTAGCCCCGATGGCGAACCGCACCCGGTCGACGACTACACGCATTTTATGAACACTCTGTTGGACTTGAACGACCTGGTTCAGCATCTGCAAAACGACGCGTGGCGCGGTCTGACCAAAATGGACCCGCTGACCGGGGTGCGCAATCGCCACGACATGATGGTCGAATTGGATATCGAACGCGAACGCGCCCGGCGCACCAACACCCTGTGTTCGGTGGCGATGGTCGACCTGGATCACTTTAAGGCCATCAACGATACCTATGGCCACGTGGTGGGCGATATGGTGTTGCGGCATGTTTCCGGCATGATCGGCGACCAACTGCGGCCCTACGACATGGTTTATCGCTATGGCGGGGAAGAATTCTTGTTGTGCCTGCCCAATACCGATCTGGATACCGCGGTGATGGTCTTGGAACGATTGCGCGTCAAACTGGACCAGACCACCATGCCGTATGGGCCGGGCGGCAAGGAGTTGAACATCACCGCGTCGTTCGGCGTGGCGGAAATCGACACGGTCGAACACATCGTCAAAACCATCGAGCGTGCCGATATGGCGCTCTACGACGTCAAAAAGAACGGCCGTGACGCGGTCAAAGCCTGGAAGGGCGACTGA